One region of Marivirga arenosa genomic DNA includes:
- a CDS encoding M48 family metalloprotease yields the protein MRSLLIYVFIIIANLYLAQGQDLRYLHFSDSIISQINNQHSERLNNYKLQNGDISLYEKIYERRKENLEKAFSDSLFVYDKLIYEGIDHCLQKISTSNEAIQEENYTILVSNSPIANAYSIGGGTIILNLGILRKIRTQGELAFIIAHEIGHDYKQDVDISAYRNLERLDSEEFEDAIDRIDKEKYNRRAQLETFFKRLYLTEMKFSRQQEIRADSLALKFILNANYDYRYSISTLNLLDSIDFYTFPAIDYSNTLGFEDYPFKEKWIIDKSDLFSMAAESPDEDTKALKSHPDVEERIARLKLITEVKADTTTEFFNPRKLPALKSGVDLDLAFIDSWEAQNNYGRALFFSLKQLEAQADNKQLLRRISKLFDKIYEAQNSHELSRYVESPGPYQEATYKEFITFLSRIRLSELEMLIYHFHLKNSGLLGQDEDFLDTLNKYKLKIR from the coding sequence ATGAGATCCCTTTTAATTTATGTTTTTATAATCATCGCGAACCTATATTTGGCGCAAGGGCAGGATTTACGGTATTTACATTTTTCTGATAGTATCATTAGCCAGATAAATAATCAACACAGCGAGCGATTAAATAATTATAAACTACAGAATGGTGATATTTCTCTTTATGAGAAGATATACGAGCGTAGAAAAGAGAATCTCGAAAAGGCCTTTAGTGATAGCTTATTTGTCTATGATAAATTAATTTATGAAGGCATAGACCACTGCCTTCAAAAAATTAGCACATCCAACGAAGCAATTCAAGAAGAGAACTATACGATTCTCGTAAGTAATTCTCCCATTGCGAACGCCTATTCTATAGGAGGAGGAACTATTATTCTAAATCTTGGCATTCTTAGAAAAATCAGAACTCAAGGCGAGCTGGCTTTTATTATTGCGCACGAAATCGGGCATGACTACAAACAGGACGTTGATATATCCGCCTATCGAAACTTAGAACGATTGGATTCAGAAGAGTTTGAAGATGCCATTGATCGTATTGATAAAGAGAAATACAATAGAAGAGCACAGCTGGAGACTTTTTTTAAAAGGCTGTATTTAACAGAAATGAAATTTAGCCGCCAGCAAGAAATCAGGGCGGACTCACTGGCCTTGAAGTTCATCCTCAATGCCAATTATGACTATAGGTACTCAATTAGTACTCTAAATTTATTAGATTCCATTGATTTCTATACTTTTCCTGCGATTGATTATTCCAATACCTTGGGATTTGAAGATTACCCCTTTAAGGAGAAATGGATTATAGATAAAAGCGATCTGTTTTCTATGGCTGCTGAATCGCCTGATGAAGATACTAAAGCTTTAAAGTCTCACCCAGATGTAGAAGAAAGAATTGCTCGTTTAAAGCTTATCACTGAAGTAAAAGCAGATACAACTACTGAATTTTTCAATCCAAGAAAGCTTCCAGCTCTTAAATCAGGTGTTGACCTCGATTTAGCATTTATAGATAGTTGGGAAGCTCAAAATAATTATGGGAGAGCTTTATTTTTTTCATTAAAGCAATTAGAAGCACAAGCAGACAATAAGCAGTTGTTGAGGAGAATTAGTAAGCTGTTTGATAAGATTTACGAAGCTCAAAACTCTCATGAGCTAAGCAGATATGTAGAATCTCCTGGCCCTTATCAAGAAGCCACCTATAAGGAGTTTATAACTTTTTTGAGTAGAATCAGACTTTCAGAATTGGAAATGCTTATCTATCATTTTCATTTGAAAAATAGCGGTTTACTGGGGCAGGATGAAGATTTCTTAGATACATTAAATAAATACAAACTAAAAATTCGATAA
- a CDS encoding DUF6770 family protein produces MKIRFYALLCFLIIAISAKAQEKKIQNIVEVELRNAGSIINDEIVVGHYLFYKTDRINRKTYNYELQILDQNLNEVGKHTVESSKHLFLMDAVYNGQSLMLKLYDYKEDKVMLQQLDNSAKLLSTEVREVGKIEKAQFRQMQSSKAAQAIFLFPLKDFGFADFRTLKNKNYGYSIDFYSSEGGENWNYSSDPKLKTHVFPTMLYGDKDIMMNLIMEKDGLLSKDFDLNLMVLDSKTGMPLFEKSLDDDKYKLSPINGFKVDDSGEFYLLGYYYDKESNIITSESLGLFKYKINNSGDIISKDYISWTEDAGKYLKVDEKGEFEDFGYVFFHDFVEDNMGNFYAIGEQYDKEFKGLGFDIVVKDMMIFKFDKEFKLTNIETIEKTENNISVPNAAFFSPQMLAMIVKALNGYDYEFMTSSMEKDVISIGYQDYLEIKKESDKYVFGNVFIADGKISTDTIDLMEVKEEKRFKVLPSEAGYIVVLEYDEKEKALTIEKVKLNY; encoded by the coding sequence ATGAAAATTAGATTTTACGCATTACTGTGCTTCTTAATCATTGCTATCAGCGCAAAAGCGCAAGAGAAGAAAATCCAAAATATAGTAGAAGTAGAATTAAGAAATGCAGGCTCTATTATTAACGATGAAATTGTAGTGGGGCATTACCTGTTTTACAAAACCGACAGAATAAATAGAAAAACTTACAACTATGAATTGCAGATACTAGATCAAAATCTGAATGAAGTAGGTAAACATACGGTTGAAAGTTCAAAGCATCTCTTTCTAATGGATGCTGTATATAACGGCCAGTCACTTATGCTGAAGCTTTATGATTATAAAGAGGATAAAGTGATGTTGCAACAGTTAGATAATTCAGCTAAGCTATTAAGTACAGAAGTTCGAGAAGTCGGTAAAATTGAAAAGGCCCAATTCCGCCAGATGCAGAGCAGCAAAGCTGCTCAGGCAATCTTTTTATTTCCTTTGAAAGATTTTGGTTTTGCGGACTTCAGAACTCTGAAAAATAAAAACTATGGATATAGTATAGATTTTTATTCATCTGAAGGGGGCGAAAATTGGAATTACAGCAGTGATCCTAAACTGAAAACTCATGTTTTCCCAACCATGCTTTATGGCGATAAAGATATCATGATGAACCTTATCATGGAAAAGGATGGCCTTTTAAGCAAAGATTTCGATTTAAATTTAATGGTTCTTGACTCTAAGACGGGAATGCCATTATTTGAAAAATCCTTAGATGACGATAAGTATAAATTATCCCCAATTAATGGCTTTAAAGTAGATGATAGCGGTGAATTTTATCTTTTAGGGTATTACTATGACAAAGAAAGTAATATCATAACTAGCGAGAGTCTAGGGCTATTTAAGTATAAAATCAATAATTCTGGCGATATAATAAGCAAGGATTATATCTCATGGACTGAAGATGCTGGTAAGTATTTAAAAGTTGACGAAAAGGGAGAGTTTGAAGATTTTGGATATGTTTTTTTTCATGACTTTGTAGAAGACAATATGGGCAACTTTTACGCCATAGGGGAACAATATGACAAAGAATTTAAAGGGCTTGGGTTTGATATAGTAGTTAAAGATATGATGATATTCAAGTTTGATAAAGAGTTTAAATTGACCAACATAGAAACCATCGAAAAAACAGAAAACAACATATCTGTACCGAATGCAGCATTTTTTAGTCCTCAAATGTTGGCAATGATTGTGAAAGCCCTAAATGGTTATGACTATGAATTTATGACTAGTAGTATGGAAAAAGATGTCATCAGTATTGGGTACCAAGACTACTTGGAAATAAAGAAGGAATCAGATAAATATGTTTTTGGGAATGTTTTTATCGCGGATGGTAAAATCTCCACTGATACTATCGACTTAATGGAAGTAAAGGAAGAAAAGAGGTTTAAAGTCTTACCTTCTGAAGCTGGATATATTGTGGTTTTAGAGTATGATGAAAAAGAAAAAGCACTCACAATAGAAAAAGTAAAACTAAATTACTAA